Genomic window (Nitrospirota bacterium):
TTTCGGACATCTGGAAGACATCGCCGATCGAGCTTTCGCTCTCGATGGCGTGGTCAGTCTCATTCTGCGTTGCCCTGCTCATCACAGCCTGCCTCTGGTTCTTTTTGGCAAAGACAGACATGGGAAAATCCATCCGGGCAACAGCACAGGACAAGGAAGCAGCCCAGCTTATGGGGGTAAACGTTGAAAGGATGAGGGTCTTCACCTTTGGTCTCGGCTCTGCGCTTGTCGGTTCTGCCGGCTGCCTCTTCATCCCTATCTACTATCTCTACCCTGACCTGGGAGGTCAGTTTACCCTGATCGCTTTTGTCATCACGATCCTCGGCGGCCTCGGATCTACAGTCGGGGCAATTGTCGGTGGTCTTATCCTCGGCGTATTCGAATCCTTGACCTCTACCTATGTGGGCATGGGATGGGCGCCTGTGGGCAGATTTGTGATCTTTGTCGCGGCCCTTATCTTTGTGCCGGGAGGCATCATGTCGCTCTTCAAAAAGAAGAGGCTCGGAAAATGAAAAAGGCGCTTCCTCTGATCGTTGCCGGGCTCCTCGCAATCCTTCCTCTGCTCGGGTTGAGCTCATACTGGATGCATATCCTGATCCTCGTGATCATGTGGTCAGTCATCGGCATGGCATGGAACCTCCTTGGCGGGTACTGCGGTCAGGTATCATTCGGTCATGCTGCCTTCTTTGGCGTGGGTGCATACACAGCCGGAATCCTCTATAACAAGCTTGGCATATCCGGGTGGTGGGGACTGCCGATCAGCATCTTCGTTGTCACGATCTTCGCCCTTGTCATCGGGTACATATGTTTAAGGCTGAAAGGCCCTTTCTTTGCGCTCGGCACGCTGGCCATGGGTGTTATCCTGAGGGTCATGGCAGAGAATCTTACGACTATTACCGAAGGCGATCTTGGCATCATGATCAGAGAAAGAACCTGGATCGAGAAGACCTGGTATTTCTATGTCATTCTTGTCATTGCATTGCTGAGTTTCTTCCTCGTGAAAAAGGTCATCGAATCCAAACTTGGCTATTACTTTGTGGCGATCCGGGAAGACCAGGATGCTGCTGAATCCCTCGGCATTAACACAACGCTTTATAAGACAATTGCGCTCAGCCTGAGTGCTGTGATCACCGGGCTTGCAGGCGCCTTTTATACAAACTATATGGGATACATTGATCCCAAGATCGTTTTTGCGCTGCATGACATCTCGATCGTAACGATCATGGTGGTTATGGTCGGAGGAGTGGCAACATACTGGGGACCCTTTGTCGGTGCGATCATCATGGTCTTTCTTGCCGAGATCATCCGGACCATTCCCAAGCTCGGTGCTGCGCATCATACCTTCTTCGGCATCCTCTTAATTGTGATTATTATTTTCCTGCCTAACGGCGTGGTCGGGGACTGGCCCAAGCTGAAGAGGTTCCTCAGGATCGGGAGGGCCGGCTGATGGCAATGCTTGAGGTCAAAGGCGTTTCGCGTTTCTTCGGCGGACTTGCAGCCCTGACCGATATCTCATTCGGCGTTGAAAAGGGGGAAATCCTTGGCCTGATCGGACCGAATGGCGCAGGAAAGACCACCATGTTCAATGTGGTGAACGGTTTCTATGCGCCCTCCAGGGGCGAAGTCTTCTTTAACCAGAAGAAGATATCCGGCCTCAAACCTCACCAGATCTGCAAGATGGGCATTGCCAGGACCTTTCAGGTAGTAAGACCCCTTCAGAGGATGAGTGTGCTCGACAATGTGATAGCTTCAGCCTTTCTGCGCGTGAAGAACAGGTCCCAGGCCGAGGAAATAGCCCTGGAAACGATCAAATTTACCGGACTATACGATGACCGGGAAGTTATATCAAAGGGACTTCCGCTCGGCAAGAGAAAGAAGCTCGAGATAGCCCGGGCACTTGCCACCCAGCCCGAGATGCTTCTGCTTGATGAATCCTTTGCAGGACTGAACCCT
Coding sequences:
- a CDS encoding branched-chain amino acid ABC transporter permease, with product MTSAGLEVLLQTLISGLLLGGLYALIGIGMTLIMGVMKIINLAHGELMMVGMYIAYVLFSSFHIDPYLSILIAAPVLFFLGIFIQKYLINPVLKVEAIIPENQVILTVGIGMVLANIATIIFSSDYKTTPVEYATKAWYLSDIWKTSPIELSLSMAWSVSFCVALLITACLWFFLAKTDMGKSIRATAQDKEAAQLMGVNVERMRVFTFGLGSALVGSAGCLFIPIYYLYPDLGGQFTLIAFVITILGGLGSTVGAIVGGLILGVFESLTSTYVGMGWAPVGRFVIFVAALIFVPGGIMSLFKKKRLGK
- a CDS encoding branched-chain amino acid ABC transporter permease, coding for MKKALPLIVAGLLAILPLLGLSSYWMHILILVIMWSVIGMAWNLLGGYCGQVSFGHAAFFGVGAYTAGILYNKLGISGWWGLPISIFVVTIFALVIGYICLRLKGPFFALGTLAMGVILRVMAENLTTITEGDLGIMIRERTWIEKTWYFYVILVIALLSFFLVKKVIESKLGYYFVAIREDQDAAESLGINTTLYKTIALSLSAVITGLAGAFYTNYMGYIDPKIVFALHDISIVTIMVVMVGGVATYWGPFVGAIIMVFLAEIIRTIPKLGAAHHTFFGILLIVIIIFLPNGVVGDWPKLKRFLRIGRAG
- a CDS encoding ABC transporter ATP-binding protein; this encodes MAMLEVKGVSRFFGGLAALTDISFGVEKGEILGLIGPNGAGKTTMFNVVNGFYAPSRGEVFFNQKKISGLKPHQICKMGIARTFQVVRPLQRMSVLDNVIASAFLRVKNRSQAEEIALETIKFTGLYDDREVISKGLPLGKRKKLEIARALATQPEMLLLDESFAGLNPAELDDSIGIIRRIKERGITIMIIEHHMKVIMAISDRIVVLSYGQKLAEGTPHEIGNNPLVVEAYLGETESA